The genomic DNA AGACTTAgatttgactgtagcaacacttTGGAATCGGCAATCAAGAAATGGTACGGTACGCTACAAGGAAGCCAACTAGCAAGCAAACAGGGCAGAGGGGGAGGCAAGGGGAGAGAGGAGTGCGTGCCTGAGGATAGGAGCTCCGGTGATCGTCGGCGGCGCCCTGCTTCCGGCGATAGGCCATGGGGATCGGGGAGGCTTTCACACAGCACAGCAAGCCACGCCGCCAGAGAAGAGAATCAATCAAGCAACCGACTTTTGATGAAATCGGCGATCCGtcgtggccgtggtggtggtgatggcctGGCGACTCTTGATTCTCCCTCCTCcagggaaaaggagaaaaaaaaggtggAAGGCTGGTGACAGCGAGGCTGTGCATAACTTCGCCCCCACCACCATTACACACCAACGCAACCtttcgacgacgacgaccagtGCAGAAAGCCTGGGCTGGGCTGGTGTTTGGGCAGATGGGCCAACACCAACGGGATGGGCCCAAGTTTACTAGTCGAGCGCGGGGCATGGCCCAAGTTCTCTTCCCCCTCGCGGGATGAGGAAGAGCGGATCGAGCGAGAGGCAGGCACAGAGGCTGAAGAACACAGCCACATCCTCCTCCCAAtccccaatccaaccaatccaaTACAGGGAGGCTTCCTCCGTCGTCTTCGCAGCAGATTCGCCTGAATTTGATTTGGGTTTCTGTCTCATCGATGTCGCCGCTCAAGGTGAGGAAGTTCCCCTATTGCcctaggtttttttttctttaccaaTTTTTCTCAAATCTTCCCCTCCCTAATCAATTCTTTGTCCATTTCTTACCTTATCTGATCAGTGTGCTGCCCGCGGCTTACTAAAATGCCCCCGTCACTGCACCTGCTAGGTCCATTAAGTCGCATGTATATCATGCTGCCTGTTCTTCACGAAATGGAACTGTCTTATGTCCCATCTTATAAAGCCTCAGCGATGTGTGGAATCGAACAACCCCGAGCTGTTTTGTGAAGCTCGATAGTTTTTTACTGTTCAATCTGAGGTCATCAGGCAGGCAAACACTATTACGCTGGACTGTCTCCAAATCTGATGTctgaatgaaatgaaatgttTGATTCCATTCTGTTTGATAACTTGGTTGTATATGTGCGTATGAATCTGATTTCATTCTACGCTTGTCATGACCATCTGGCTTAGTGCGTCTGTCATGAAACATTTCAATACCTTCTTTCTTTGCTTGATAACTGAACCAATCACTTCCGTTCCTTTGGCAGGTTCACATCGAAGCCAAACTATTGCCATGTGTTTAGTGATGGATATCAATATCATGAACACCTGATCCAGTTATCCAGCAGATCGAGAGTGGTTTCCTGCTTTCCTTGAGTCCAGTTCATGTCTCAAGAAGTGCCTCACATTTGAGATTTGACAGAACCAGCTTTTCAATGTCTGATCAGCAAAGCCACTCCAGCAGCTATGGACTCCTCAACACTCAGCCGGATGTGCAATGCCTAGTTTGCACAAGACCTTTTACTCTGGATACTGAGATTGCCGATAGCTTTGAAGCTTTAGCCATATGCAGGGAGTGCAAGATGACTGTGCTTAGTGACAACAACAGGGATGAGCCTACCAGAACTAATCGACAAACAAGATGGCGAAGGCAAAGATCCAGGGTTTCAAGGCATGAACCCATAGAGGACGCTTTCTCACAGCAGTTCTCCCAGTTGATCAACTTAGCTAGACAAGGTCATGAAGCAGATGTTGATTCTCCAACAGTCGCACGTCAGCATGCATCATATAGTTCTACGCCAAACCGACCCCAAAGATGGCACGGTTCAGATGATGAGAGTGATGGTTTCAGTTATGCTGATTCTGTGTTTGGTGAAATTGAATCAAATATCAGTTTTGGTGATGATGGTGGGGAATCAGATGCTTCTCTTGAGCACCAAACCACAATGGGAAGGGAGATTGTCATTCAACTTGACAGTGAGAGCTACATGAACACAGATACAGATATTGATCCCATGAATGCTGGACTGGACCAGTGGGATTCAGATGATccagaagatgatgaagatgagcaGTCAGAAGAATCTGATTTGGATGAAGCAGGCAACGCCATGCAGGAGCGCTGGCAGCCATGGCATGATATCGCCCCAAGTGAATTGAATGAGCAGGAATCTGAAGATACTGTGTGGACCTGGAGAATAGCTGGAAACCAAGGAATAAATGGGACTAATTTGAATGCAGACACAGAAGGGCGAGAAATCAGGAGACATTTTACTGGGAATCCTGGTGATTATGTTGATGCAAGACAGTTTGAAATGCTTCTAGAACAGTTTGCTGAGGATAACAATACCACAAGAGGACCTCCACCTGCAGCGACATCTTCTGTTGAAAATCTTGCATCTGTGGTCATCTCCACCAGCAATGAGATAAACGGTAATTTAATGTGTCCAGTCTGCAAAGATGAGATGCCTatcaaaactgtagcaaaacagCTACCGTGCATGCATCTATATCATTCATCGTGTATTTTGCCATGGCTTAGTTCTAGGAATACATGCCCAGTTTGTCGATATGAGCTTCCTACAGATGACATGGAATATGAGAGGTCCAAGCGTGCAACAGCCAATGAGGGAGGTGTCCATGGGGTGGAGCATAACCATCTGCAGGAAACTGTTGAAGAAACTTCTTATGAACTTGAGATTGAAGGAATTTCTAATACAGCTGGTGATACAATTGAAGAGACTAATGCACATGAACATGCTGTTTATTCTGCACAGGAGCCAAATGGAGCAAATGGGCGCCATAGATGGCTGTTTATTGCAGCAGCTCCAGTTGTAAGTCTTGTCAGTTTAGCTCTAGTTCTATGCTTCACCAACCCTGCTGGCAATGTTAGAAGGCAACTTTACCATAGATCCCAGAGTACAACTACAACACGTGTAGATACAAGAAGAAGTTGGTGGTCTATGTTCTAATTATCCAGTACATACCTGTTGATCCAAATTGCTGTTTGATGACGTGTGATTGTTGCCAGTGTTGTGTTACTTTTTTGCGAAAAAATTCAAGTTTAATTTGAAGTTCAAACTTTGTGTTTGCTGACGTGATCCATCAAGGGGTTCTTGTAACCAAGTTCAGGAACATAATCCCCCCTCCCCAACCTTGCTCAGTTCAGCAAAAAGCACATACTGGTTCTTGCTGCTGTTCAACTGTTACCTTGTGTTTGGTAGTTTTCTTATATCCGGTTGCTTAGAAGACTGTAAGTATGTAACTAACACTCTGCCTGAAAGTTTGCCCACGCATTCTTCAGCAAGTGCCTAAAAAGATCCGTTGTCTTGAAGACTTGATGTGCATGATACTTGCTATGGTTTGACTCATACATATGACTGTAACTCTGTAAATTCCTATGCTTCATTCTTCTAAACTATACTTATTGCTTAACTCTCCACTTTAAAGTTTAATCCGTGATTAAAAAATCTATTGTTGTTTTTCTGATGTTTGCCTCGTGTTAAAAAGGATACCAATCTCCAATGCTGATAATTcttcattttttatttgaagctCATGCATAGTGTTTTTTTGTAACTttgttcctttttctttccgGTGTACCTCTTGCCACTACAAATCTAGTCTCTTGTATCATGCCAATTATAGAATGCAGAATTATATACTATTGTGTGGAGGCTGTATGTTTTCACGAGGTAAAACAGGAAGGGTAAATTTGCAAGCAGAGTGCCAGAAATCAAGGAGCTACAAGTTTACTGATGAATACTTGCCACATTTTCAAGGTGGTCTCTGCCCTGCACCCAGGATCTGAAAGCAATCTAAACAATGAGAAAAGGTCAGTAGGTCAGGAAAAGGACAAGCCATCACTCATATGTTCATTACCAAGTATTTTAAGCTAGAGCACCATACCAGTAGTGATTGCCTTGGATATGGACCCAGACTGTACTGGACAAAACCTGGTAATGGCAGAGTTGAAGGTGGTTCTTGCATGCCTGCTGACCAAATTCTCATTCTCAATGTCACCCGGGTATCAACACACACCGTCATTTCGGTTGGCCATTGAGCCTGAGTTCGGCATGACCCTCACAGTAACAAGGCTGCCATGATCTCTGTTTTCCTGATGACAAAGTGCTTCCTCTATGTGAACTAAACTTATACAGCAGTGGCTCCTGTTAATTCAGGGAGACTTACCCTTTTGGTGCCTTGGGGCTCGTCAACTGTGCTGCAGTGGAAGTGATCACAAGCCTGCAACATCCCACCATCACCACCTAATGCATCCTCAATGATGCCTGGCTCTGCCACTGTTTATTTAAAGTTCCTCTTGTTTTATTCTATAGTGCCTTCATGACTTCTTGTGATGAATTGAAtcacatatttttcctacaGTTTTCTGAGCTCCGGAAAGTATGTAATGGTATTTGATACCTTCTATTTCTCAATTGTGCAATGCTTATACACGTAAAGATTCAAGGTGCCTCCAGCTTGCGTCCTTTTCAGACAGGGTAGCATCCATTGGTGGCTGTCTGACTGCTGAGGTAATTATTTTCCTATTCCTTTTAAACTGCTGCATGTGCcttttagtttcttttttattttttaaagcTCTGGAGCTAAATTAGTGTCTTGCAGAATACAGCATGTCTGGAGTGGAACTGAAGACTGGCTCTTATATTTTTGTCAGGGGAAACATGGAGGGCATATTTCGAGTAGATTGGCAGAAACCAATGGTAAGTAGCCATCAATTATTTGATGATATCATACAAAAGTCATCTGGTCAATTGATTGTTAATGGTTGCCAAGGTTTAGAAGCAGCCTATAAAAAAAAGTGCAAAGGTCAAACAAGACTCGAATGCTCGGGATCTTAAAGAAATATAAAGGTGGTTTCTTGAAGACCTAGTGTACTCTAGCATATCTGGCATTGCCTTATATCTGAATATTTCCACAGATTACTTTCTTCCTCTCTTCCTATGCCTCATGGAGGAGTTGCCTGCACTTACTATTGCTCTTCTTATTCTTAGCTTGGCTCTGTCATACTTGTTACACCAGGTATGTCTAAGATCAGAGAACATAAGGAAGAAGCTGAAGCGGCAAGGCATAAAGGGTCCCGAGCCTACTGTGCTCTATGGCAACACCAGAGAGATGAAGAGGATCAAGGAAGGGCTAAAGATTGTGCAGACGCAAGACGCCAACAACTACTTGTCCTCCGTATTCCCTTACCTCCTTCTCTGGAGGGAAACTTATGGTACGTCTGATGCCTGCAAGTGTTTTAATTGTGATTTGGTTTTCTGTTCAATCAGACTGATGATATTGAATTATGTCTTTTGAACAACCACATATTGGGGAGACCTGTACAACTGTGAACTGTTGAAATGTGAATTACCATGCAGAATAAGTTCCAGAATGTCATCACTATAAACATCTAGTTAACAGAAGCATGGGTTGACAACAATCTCTTGAGGAATGAAATTTTAACTGGGCAATTCACCTTATGTTGACTCCTTTTTCCTATGAAAAACAAGAATGAATCATCAATAAATTAAAACagccttttctttctcttcttttagtTTACCTCAGGTGTGAATAAATGGGAAATTCTTTAAACTAAACATGTGAGGGAAATGGTAGCATGATGCTCTTCTAAGGACGAAACAAATGTTGTGCTGAAAGTCATTGGTAGCGATAACTCTGTGAATAGATTTTTTGGGGTGTTTACATGCACCTTCCTAGGAATTTCACCGGAAATAACTGGATTTGATTAGACAAGTCTATCTGTTTAACAATATAGTGTTACTTGGAATGTCAGGTCATTCTAAAATATACAGTGTTGGCCATTTGGGCTTACATGCACCTTCCTAAGAAATTTCCACTGGAAACAAAGTCTATCTGGTTAACAATATAGTTTTACTTGGTATCTAGGGTCCTCTTAAAATATAATAGGATCTCTTTCTTTGAAAGGGACATCAGTTGACTTGCGGATTAAAATTTCCGCACTGATTCTGTATGTTGTGTTTCCTGTGGGGAGATTGTGCTTTTCCTAGCTAGTTGATGCGCAAGATCTGCTATGTTAATGAGAATTATAGAACACCCAAAGTTTGATAAACATCCCATTTAAAAAGAATCATATCTATTCTGGTTCTTTTCCACATCCATATCTATTTTCTGGATTATTTGTGTCAATTCTTCTCACAATGATGCAAGTGAATGGTTAATTTTGAACAGGCCCGGTGTTCGTATACTCAACAGGAGCTCTAGAGATACTGCATGTTTCTGATCCAGAAATGGTGAAGGACATTGGTCACCGCACGCCATCAGAGCTGGGGAAGCCTAATTATCTAAAAAGATCTCGCAAAGCCTTATTTGGTGGAGGTTTGTTTACATTGAATGGTGATGACTGGGCCTATCAGAGGAAGCTCATTGCGCCGGAGTTCTTCATGGATAAGATTAAGGTACTGCAGTACAATTGCTTATTATCTTGAGCTGAAAAACATGGAGTGCCAAGAATGCTGTATATGTGCAGGGTATGATAGAGCTGGTTGAGGATGCTACTGCTCCGTTGTTGGAATCATGGGAGAGTTTGCTCAACAATGTAGGAGGGAGTAGGGAGatagttgttgatgattactTGCGGAAGTTGTCAGCAGATGTAATCGCCAGGGTTTGTTTTGGGAGTAGTTTCACAAGAGGAGAAGAGATATTTTGCAAGCTTAGGCAGCTTCAAAAGGCAGTTTCTCAGCAAGATGCCCTGGTGGGACTCTCTGCGTTTTGGTAAGTACATAATTTGTCgcagcaagaagaaagaattTTGAAATTGATGTAGTATATCGTTAACACTGTTACAGGAAGTACCTACCTACCAGCGCTAACCGAGAAATAAGAAAGTTGGAGGAGGAAGTTCGCTTACTGATCCTGGATGTCATAAAGGAACACAATAACAGCGTGGACAACGACCTTCTTCGCGTCATTATTGATGGCGCAGAAGGTCGGCAACTGCAAGGGCATGATGCCGAGGACTTCATCATCGGCAACTGCAAGGGCATGTACTTTGCTGGGCATGGGACCACAGCAGTCACCCTCATTTGGTGCCTGATGTTACTGTCCACACACCCTGAATGGCAGGAACACGCCCGAGCTGAGGCAGTAGAGGTCTGCCAGGGAGGAGCAACGCTTGATGTGGACGCTCTCCGCCGACTCAAAATTGTGAGCGTTCATCCGTTCTCTATCCATCCATTGCATTGCATATGAACCGCCTAACACTACGAGTTACAAATGCAGATCACGATGGTGATCCAGGAGACTCTCCGGCTGTATCCTCCGGCGTCGCTGATGATGCGCGAAGCCCTGACGGACGTCAAGATTGGTGGCCTGGACGTCCCCGGCGGAACAATTATCCAGGTGGCCAGATCGATGCTGCACCAGGACAAGGATGCCTGGGGTCCGGACGCCGCCGAGTTCCATCCAGACCGGTTCGCCAACGGCGTGGCTGCGGCGTGCAGGCCGGCACACATGTACATGCCGTTCGGACACGGGCCCCGGACCTGCATCGGGCAGAACCTGGCGATGGTTGAGCTGAAGGTGGTGCTGGCGCGACTGCTGAGCAGGTTCGCCTTCGTGCCGTCGCCCAGGTATCGGCATGCGCCGGTATTCCGGCTGACCATTGAGCCTGGCTTCGGCATGCCCCTGGTGGTGACAAGGCTGTGATGATCAGAGCATGGTTCGCGTGTGGCCTGTGTCTATCAATGTCGCAGTGCTTATAGCTTATTGGATGCGTCTTTGGTTGCAAAGTTAATCAGCGATACATTTTGGTAGCAAGATAGAAGACCCTGCTCCTGCTGTAACCAGATAGAAGATGAGCTTGTTACTATTAGTGATCTGCTTGCAAGAAGCAAGTACAATGCATATTCTATAATCTCTATATACATATTCTGTTGGTGTTATTAGTGATCTGCTTGGAAGAAGCAAGGATCAGCCTGTATCAGATTATCAGTGCATTCAGACTGGATCCGGAGTTTCCTGATTAGTATTGTACTAGGTAATAGCCCGTGCTTTGCCACGGGCAcacaaaatttgaaaaaatgtcaattattattttaaaaaatatcatgCAAAGCACTTTATGAATAGTTCATGGTGAATTCAAttcaaatgcaaatgcaagatgtTGACCGTAAGCCTAAAGCTACGCTGTCATTCAAAAACAACTGTCACCGTGCCTCGAATTATCACTCGACGTATAATACTAATCACTTGCTGACTTGCAGCTAACGCGTCATTGTAACGTGAGTTTGGAATCAAAAGAGCCATTCGC from Setaria italica strain Yugu1 chromosome VII, Setaria_italica_v2.0, whole genome shotgun sequence includes the following:
- the LOC105913458 gene encoding uncharacterized protein LOC105913458, whose protein sequence is MSDQQSHSSSYGLLNTQPDVQCLVCTRPFTLDTEIADSFEALAICRECKMTVLSDNNRDEPTRTNRQTRWRRQRSRVSRHEPIEDAFSQQFSQLINLARQGHEADVDSPTVARQHASYSSTPNRPQRWHGSDDESDGFSYADSVFGEIESNISFGDDGGESDASLEHQTTMGREIVIQLDSESYMNTDTDIDPMNAGLDQWDSDDPEDDEDEQSEESDLDEAGNAMQERWQPWHDIAPSELNEQESEDTVWTWRIAGNQGINGTNLNADTEGREIRRHFTGNPGDYVDARQFEMLLEQFAEDNNTTRGPPPAATSSVENLASVVISTSNEINGNLMCPVCKDEMPIKTVAKQLPCMHLYHSSCILPWLSSRNTCPVCRYELPTDDMEYERSKRATANEGGVHGVEHNHLQETVEETSYELEIEGISNTAGDTIEETNAHEHAVYSAQEPNGANGRHRWLFIAAAPVVSLVSLALVLCFTNPAGNVRRQLYHRSQSTTTTRVDTRRSWWSMF
- the LOC101778333 gene encoding cytochrome P450 714C3 isoform X1 — translated: MSGVELKTGSYIFVRGNMEGIFRVDWQKPMVCLRSENIRKKLKRQGIKGPEPTVLYGNTREMKRIKEGLKIVQTQDANNYLSSVFPYLLLWRETYGPVFVYSTGALEILHVSDPEMVKDIGHRTPSELGKPNYLKRSRKALFGGGLFTLNGDDWAYQRKLIAPEFFMDKIKGMIELVEDATAPLLESWESLLNNVGGSREIVVDDYLRKLSADVIARVCFGSSFTRGEEIFCKLRQLQKAVSQQDALVGLSAFWKYLPTSANREIRKLEEEVRLLILDVIKEHNNSVDNDLLRVIIDGAEGRQLQGHDAEDFIIGNCKGMYFAGHGTTAVTLIWCLMLLSTHPEWQEHARAEAVEVCQGGATLDVDALRRLKIITMVIQETLRLYPPASLMMREALTDVKIGGLDVPGGTIIQVARSMLHQDKDAWGPDAAEFHPDRFANGVAAACRPAHMYMPFGHGPRTCIGQNLAMVELKVVLARLLSRFAFVPSPRYRHAPVFRLTIEPGFGMPLVVTRL
- the LOC101778333 gene encoding cytochrome P450 714C3 isoform X2; amino-acid sequence: MKRIKEGLKIVQTQDANNYLSSVFPYLLLWRETYGPVFVYSTGALEILHVSDPEMVKDIGHRTPSELGKPNYLKRSRKALFGGGLFTLNGDDWAYQRKLIAPEFFMDKIKGMIELVEDATAPLLESWESLLNNVGGSREIVVDDYLRKLSADVIARVCFGSSFTRGEEIFCKLRQLQKAVSQQDALVGLSAFWKYLPTSANREIRKLEEEVRLLILDVIKEHNNSVDNDLLRVIIDGAEGRQLQGHDAEDFIIGNCKGMYFAGHGTTAVTLIWCLMLLSTHPEWQEHARAEAVEVCQGGATLDVDALRRLKIITMVIQETLRLYPPASLMMREALTDVKIGGLDVPGGTIIQVARSMLHQDKDAWGPDAAEFHPDRFANGVAAACRPAHMYMPFGHGPRTCIGQNLAMVELKVVLARLLSRFAFVPSPRYRHAPVFRLTIEPGFGMPLVVTRL